A window of the Lactuca sativa cultivar Salinas chromosome 7, Lsat_Salinas_v11, whole genome shotgun sequence genome harbors these coding sequences:
- the LOC111906602 gene encoding uncharacterized protein LOC111906602 isoform X2, giving the protein MEGRGHHGQKSWIIKINNIEKVEQAQQLVGSTILVLDEDRPELEEGDFYARDLVGMRVTLQETGEPVGTVVNVFDNGGSDLLQVKLNSSLDIIDKNGKIKSEAPLVWVPFVEAIVPHVDMIKREMTITPPKGLLELNVRSDERSKKERRQLEWKDRKKFQKRVIAAKKKLCEMEQKHVFEGFRYGEKSQGSLLAEQIVGVNSQLLQVALKTIETPSDRWHFSEFLAAYNKETTRHVFKVSKGCLVSEDKEYTSSKITERRKALISNGKVANILVVEGKTSESEGTDRFIQRLVEMESHGTTPLILVCPINKMETFQNLMTDNDYFGFDPEKVWILEEEKLPVVSSSHGKHKILMKSPWEILQTPVGSGGVISLLSSHNSLESLATMGVEYIEISSVDQRYIGGEDLVGLVDSSEADVGIKTFGGINDVDDIFNMVFSIKYITQLTKNINKLLFDAVLRPNQHVEMADKEWVDITPSTHNSYEFRSSIYTCLKGCSFDKVCVMEVVD; this is encoded by the exons ATGGAGGGAAGAGGACACCATGGACAAAAGAGTTGGATAATTAAAATCAACAACATTGAGAAAGTAGAGCAG GCTCAACAACTCGTGGGgtcaacaatacttgtattagaTGAAGATAGACCAGAGTTGGAAGAAGGCGACTTTTATGCACGTGATCTTGTTGGCATGAGAGTTACTCTTCAG GAAACTGGTGAACCAGTGGGAACTGTTGTGAATGTTTTCGACAATGGAGGAAGTGATCTCTTACAAGTTAAGCTTAATTCATCTTTAGATATAATAGACAAAAATGGAAAGATAAAATCAGAAGCACCTCTTGTGTGGGTCCCATTTGTCGAAGCAATTGTTCCTCATGTTGATATGATAAAACGAGAAATGACGATTACGCCCCCTAAGGGACTCCTTGAATTAAATGTAAGGTCTGATGAAAGGTCAAAGAAAGAACGCCGACAACTT GAATGGAAAGATAGGAAAAAGTTTCAGAAAAGGGTTATAGCAGCAAAAAAGAAACTGTGTGAAATGGAACAGAAGCATGTTTTTGAGGGGTTTAGATATGGAGAGAAGTCTCAAGGGAGTTTATTAGCTGAACAGATTGTTGGTGTTAACTCCCAACTGCTTCAAGTAGCATTAAAGACTATTGAGACACCTTCTGACAGGTGGCATTTCTCCGAGTTCTTAGCAGCATATAATAAAGAAACAACAAGACATGTTTTCAAGGTTTCAAAAGGGTGTCTTGTTAGTGAAGATAAGGAGTATACAAGTTCCAAGATAACAGAGAGGCGTAAGGCTCTGATATCCAATGGCAAAGTTGCAAATATTTTGGTTGTTGAGGGTAAAACTTCTGAATCTGAAGGGACTGATAGATTTATCCAAAGATTAGTCGAG ATGGAAAGCCATGGAACCACACCTTTGATTCTGGTTTGTCCTATTAACAAAAtggaaacatttcaaaacttgaTGACAGATAATGACTACTTTGGCTTTGATCCTGAAAAG GTTTGGATTTTGGAAGAAGAAAAGTTACCAGTTGTAAGCTCTTCACATGGTAAACACAAGATCTTGATGAAATCCCCATGGGAAATACTCCAAACGCCAGTTGGATCTGGTGGTGTCATTAGCTTACTTTCATCACACAATAGCTTAGAGTCTCTTGCTACAATGGGTGTTGAGTATATTGAG ATTTCTAGTGTAGATCAAAGATATATTGGTGGGGAGGATCTTGTTGGTTTGGTGGATTCAAGTGAAGCTGATGTTGGGATAAAAACCTTTGGTGGCATCAATGACGTTGATGATATTTTCAACAtggtattttctataaaatatatAACACAATTGACAAAAAATATCAACAAGTTGCTATTTGATGCTGTTTTGAGGCCAAACCAACACGTGGAGATGGCTGACAAAGAATGGGTGGATATAACACCTTCAACACATAACTCGTATGAGTTTCGTTCTTCAATTTATACTTGTTTAAAAGGTTGTTCTTTTGATAAAGTTTGTGTAATGGAGGTTGTGGATTAG
- the LOC111906602 gene encoding uncharacterized protein LOC111906602 isoform X1, with translation MKGSNLLRAPTSLSTSLPLYSPLKFVAPFRNPICFSHLILSSLKLHPIRISSLHATATQETVEVDETASQFVEIGYISSVHGLQGEVRVKPNTDFPELRFAEPGRRWLKRQILGREIIEEVELMEGRGHHGQKSWIIKINNIEKVEQAQQLVGSTILVLDEDRPELEEGDFYARDLVGMRVTLQETGEPVGTVVNVFDNGGSDLLQVKLNSSLDIIDKNGKIKSEAPLVWVPFVEAIVPHVDMIKREMTITPPKGLLELNVRSDERSKKERRQLEWKDRKKFQKRVIAAKKKLCEMEQKHVFEGFRYGEKSQGSLLAEQIVGVNSQLLQVALKTIETPSDRWHFSEFLAAYNKETTRHVFKVSKGCLVSEDKEYTSSKITERRKALISNGKVANILVVEGKTSESEGTDRFIQRLVEMESHGTTPLILVCPINKMETFQNLMTDNDYFGFDPEKVWILEEEKLPVVSSSHGKHKILMKSPWEILQTPVGSGGVISLLSSHNSLESLATMGVEYIEISSVDQRYIGGEDLVGLVDSSEADVGIKTFGGINDVDDIFNMVFSIKYITQLTKNINKLLFDAVLRPNQHVEMADKEWVDITPSTHNSYEFRSSIYTCLKGCSFDKVCVMEVVD, from the exons ATGAAGGGCTCTAATCTTCTACGTGCTCCAACCTCTCTCTCGACTTCACTTCCACTATATTCCCCTCTCAAATTCGTAGCCCCCTTCAGAAATCCCATATGTTTCAGTCACCTAATCCTAAGCTCTTTGAAGCTTCACCCAATTCGCATCTCTTCTCTGCACGCTACTG CTACTCAAGAGACTGTAGAAGTTGATGAGACTGCGTCACAATTTGTTGAAATTGGGTACATATCCAGCGTCCATGGACTACAAGGAGAGGTTCGGGTCAAGCCTAACACAGATTTTCCAGAACTGAGATTTGCAGAG CCAGGAAGGAGATGGTTGAAGAGACAGATTTTAGGGAGAGAAATAATTGAAGAGGTTGAGTTGATGGAGGGAAGAGGACACCATGGACAAAAGAGTTGGATAATTAAAATCAACAACATTGAGAAAGTAGAGCAG GCTCAACAACTCGTGGGgtcaacaatacttgtattagaTGAAGATAGACCAGAGTTGGAAGAAGGCGACTTTTATGCACGTGATCTTGTTGGCATGAGAGTTACTCTTCAG GAAACTGGTGAACCAGTGGGAACTGTTGTGAATGTTTTCGACAATGGAGGAAGTGATCTCTTACAAGTTAAGCTTAATTCATCTTTAGATATAATAGACAAAAATGGAAAGATAAAATCAGAAGCACCTCTTGTGTGGGTCCCATTTGTCGAAGCAATTGTTCCTCATGTTGATATGATAAAACGAGAAATGACGATTACGCCCCCTAAGGGACTCCTTGAATTAAATGTAAGGTCTGATGAAAGGTCAAAGAAAGAACGCCGACAACTT GAATGGAAAGATAGGAAAAAGTTTCAGAAAAGGGTTATAGCAGCAAAAAAGAAACTGTGTGAAATGGAACAGAAGCATGTTTTTGAGGGGTTTAGATATGGAGAGAAGTCTCAAGGGAGTTTATTAGCTGAACAGATTGTTGGTGTTAACTCCCAACTGCTTCAAGTAGCATTAAAGACTATTGAGACACCTTCTGACAGGTGGCATTTCTCCGAGTTCTTAGCAGCATATAATAAAGAAACAACAAGACATGTTTTCAAGGTTTCAAAAGGGTGTCTTGTTAGTGAAGATAAGGAGTATACAAGTTCCAAGATAACAGAGAGGCGTAAGGCTCTGATATCCAATGGCAAAGTTGCAAATATTTTGGTTGTTGAGGGTAAAACTTCTGAATCTGAAGGGACTGATAGATTTATCCAAAGATTAGTCGAG ATGGAAAGCCATGGAACCACACCTTTGATTCTGGTTTGTCCTATTAACAAAAtggaaacatttcaaaacttgaTGACAGATAATGACTACTTTGGCTTTGATCCTGAAAAG GTTTGGATTTTGGAAGAAGAAAAGTTACCAGTTGTAAGCTCTTCACATGGTAAACACAAGATCTTGATGAAATCCCCATGGGAAATACTCCAAACGCCAGTTGGATCTGGTGGTGTCATTAGCTTACTTTCATCACACAATAGCTTAGAGTCTCTTGCTACAATGGGTGTTGAGTATATTGAG ATTTCTAGTGTAGATCAAAGATATATTGGTGGGGAGGATCTTGTTGGTTTGGTGGATTCAAGTGAAGCTGATGTTGGGATAAAAACCTTTGGTGGCATCAATGACGTTGATGATATTTTCAACAtggtattttctataaaatatatAACACAATTGACAAAAAATATCAACAAGTTGCTATTTGATGCTGTTTTGAGGCCAAACCAACACGTGGAGATGGCTGACAAAGAATGGGTGGATATAACACCTTCAACACATAACTCGTATGAGTTTCGTTCTTCAATTTATACTTGTTTAAAAGGTTGTTCTTTTGATAAAGTTTGTGTAATGGAGGTTGTGGATTAG